From the Lathyrus oleraceus cultivar Zhongwan6 chromosome 3, CAAS_Psat_ZW6_1.0, whole genome shotgun sequence genome, the window tttttatcttagaaaatctgaacattcaaaattgccctgaatgaagtgtggctctgaagatgtaaaatgagactctgacataaacaaatgtgtttctgcctctgactctgatacttctaccagttaagaagatatctgagttagaaatctccaggaaccaatcctttggtattcctaaagatcagatacatcaaaacacgtggagcacttagcatctaaccctagaacttctagacagctgtccagaagaaaatcaaaggtcagacgtttgagatctcctcgagcagtgtgcatactgttgggattagacattcattaatgagccttaatcatttttcccccaagcgtgctaacttgtgctttgtgctaacgctgaatagtgtgtcgttttgcatgtgttttcgtttagggtatttaaacacttttctcacatttcacacacttatcactctcactcactctcaaaccctctctgaagcatttctacaaactcttcatcttcaccttcatcttcatcaactatggatgctcaacaacaacaagttttcaacttttctcagcaaatggaatccaacaccactgcccaaagttcaagcattccaactccaactgttacaggagtctccattactccagtgtacaaggaaccccatgttcttgatcgtgaacCCCACAtaaacctagcaactccctttgagggactggaagtgttgtgtgaaactctagtggacttcgacaacatgaagagaaatggagtagatcttactgaagaactccgtctACAATGGTGGGAAAATTACTTCCAAAGGCTgtatggccctgtttacccaaatctcatcaaagaattctggagatttgctgacgctgatgaccatttcatcgtctcctatgttttgagggtaaagatagtgattactgaaaagtcaattgcttctttactgaacatggagaaagatggaggaaaaaggatttacaacatcaaccctaggtcaaggcgcattgctgaagaaatcaatccaaccatcttcaaactcaacactgaaggaaatccttcaaagaacaaagaacttcatcagaacctcagagtatggctcaagatcattctgggaaccattcatcatcgcccagcatcaaactcctctgactacatcaatacagatcagaagtgcattctgtattgcattcacaagggtgtgaagctctgccttcctgcacttctcttcagatatctcagagactctgtaagggagacCAGAAACCACATGAAACCCAGAgcctacatccctctgggaaggcttTTGTCTGATGTCTTCATAGAaaatgggctggtagatcatctggagaagaacagactgatggaagatctggcgatagatactggaaagcctctgaacgccagaaatctgaaaagcatgggaattctgaaaaagattcaagtcagacccactatggaCACCTCCcgggatgccttgaaagatcagaggaagctgccccatggtcttgcaaggttcttcaagaatgaacccgtagatgcaatcctccactatctgcagcgtctgaaggatgaaggagtcgacatatctgacttcagattggacgattgtctagattcagaagaagactttgtcagattcaaaagaggtccctctaagaataagtcttcaaaggcaaagagagcaaggaTAGGAGAAACCTCTGAAATAAGatctccagcacctctgcaaatatctactggtaagtctgctccctctattccctctgaacaacttatggcttcttctaatcctctcccaacaccacctatatacacatcctctgaaaccccaccttctacaaccagaacctcacaacctctacccaattttaatcttgctcacactaccacttcctcttcatcatcttcagccccagaatcacctccataccttgacctctcctctgacccagaataCTCTGACCTTAActctccaaccttagcccaaattcaggctcaaaaccttgcttcacaacaaccaacacaatctgaagcaacttcacctcccccagaacaaacaaccaacattccttctgaagaccaaccttctgaaactcaaccctctgacctccacacctctgatatcacccctccaaacacctccgctgaacctgaacctgaagctgaacctgaacctctaacattaagtctcagccctccaacctcttcacctcaaacctctgaacctaacctttccgtacctacccttgaggaagccataatgctggtcgcagggacttcagtacaaaaggtcaagtctctgaccattaactctgaagtcagtgatgatcctgactctgtaaggacacactggaacagagtcattggctggatgacctctgaggcttttaagctgaagaacatctctgagcaagtcagaaatggctacatcagagatgctgaggcaagactccaggaaagacttgcaagagaagctgaagccagaaggctggaggaagagagactagcaagagaagctgaagaagaagccagaaggctagaggaagaaagggcaaaggaagctgaagctaaagctctggccgatgctgctgctgctgccgaagctgaagcacaggctgctgctgaagctgaagcacaggctgctgctgaagctgaagcaaaggccgctgctgaagcacagcaggctctgactcagggggagtcctcttctgtcgttcctatggttctccagacactagaagaactgaagaaagatcagaaggaactccgtgccagaatggataaacaagacactgtcaacgacaacattcagaacatgctgactcaattgcttcagagaatgcctccgtctcccaacccttaggcacttaggattttgttggtttgctttctttgtttctgatgtttacttgttccttttgcctctgttgttttttatctgaatacaatgtttttctcttgaattattattttttttgctatgtctttttgattctgacaaaaagggggagaagtcattaatagctctgatgaaaatactgtctaaataccttaagcactctgcaacatattttttcttaaaactaaatttatctaacactaaacttaagaaattgcagaaggtatcaagaaacctcattgcttggaagctctggtaagaacttctgaactctctagcctatctcagggggagttcttgtctatctgatctgatattgtttatgtttcatctgctaattaagtttgttttgtcatcatcaaaaagggggagattgtaagaacaaaaattgttctacaacagattccatgattttgatgataacaaaggatgaaaccaaaaatggcaccctaacgaaaagtttctaagtgtgcagggttctaaggaaagaaggaagaaatcatcagatacagaatcatatcagatacaaattatcagaagaccagaagcatctgaagtagaaacacgttcaagaaagtctaactctgagcaaaacagcaaaatatcagaagcatctgaacaagaagtacgctctagaagttctgactctgaacaacggtatgtcaaactccagaagttctcagcgctatctgaagaaaccatcagaactcaaaagagatcaacatcagaagttagatagcaagattccaagatctccagaaacacgaagactctgatcatggatttccaaataaaggaagagtaacgttaacttcaaataaaggtttggaaatggaattcctaatacagaaagagacgttaactccaaattcaaatgaaaaggaactatatttggaaagtagtcattcaaggagagaaagttgtcttggcaagaagctatataagttatggaattaattcaaattattgaCCATCAGTTTTTACGACTACTTCAATcctatatataaaggactgcaaatcaacattgagagACATAAGTACAACAACACAAAAAGaacatactgaaacatcaacacacataaaaacgttttattctctcaatcttcacaaagcttttgcttgaaacgtgaaacactttttgttcttactgttgtaatatttgtttatcttagaagcactctagattacataagttttctatctttgttgtatttcctcaagtgactctgtgcagtctgtatacttgagaggactaagagatctttctcttagacgttgtttgtaatcaatctttcaagattagtggattaagtccttgttgaaggcgaaatcaccttggccgggtggactggagtagctttgtgttataagcgaaccagtataaaacTTAGACAAGATATATTATTTGTCACTTCCTCGTATCATACCTTCCATCCATGCCAAGAATTATGACTGTATTCTTTTCGACACCAAATGCAACAGTGTACTGAGTGCCCTCGTGTAAGTGAAACCGAGCAACTGACCACTCTGAATTGAAATACTTGGGCAACACTCCTGCAAGCGCATAGTAACATTCGAGCAACAAGAACAGCTAATTGTATTAACAACTATTTCGCTTTGTAACCGAGAAAAAAATAGATCATAAAACTAAAACATGATCAATATAGAAAGAAATACTCAAGTTGATAAAAATTAAAACAGCAAAAAGATTTACCTTTAAATTTAATGAAGGAGCGAGACGAGCTAGGTGAGGCAATGGCGGCATCTGAACTCGACGACCCATGGGAGTTTTCATTCTCAGGGACATTGGGATTAACCTTAAGGCCAAAAACATGGACAGTACCCTTGTCACTGGAAACTGCTAACCACTGAGCAGTGGAAGAAAACGCCAAACTATATATCTCTGCAGCATTTGCACCTCTTCTTACCTGTAATCAACAGCCAATAAACTTATACAAGAAAACCAAAATGTCTCAAATCTCAATGGCCCACATATTAAATTCAAATCTTCAAACAACAGAACATTAATAAAGCAACAAACATAGACATTAAACCTTAATTGTATCTAATCCAATTAAAGAAACATGATTAATCAACAACAAACATCACACAATTGACTTGTCATAGCACATACCTCCTGAAGTAGTGTGCCGAGTTCAGCATCATAAATCCGAATCAGAGTACCCTTGGTGCTGGCAGTGGCGATAAACTGCCCATCAAGCGTGAGAGCGAAGCAAGCTATTCTCGAATCATGAGCAGAAATAAACTTGGTCCTCTTCTGGGAAAAGTGCTCAATACGAATTTGGCCTTTATGCAAACCAGGGCAAGCGAGAACAAGAGAATCTGTCAAGTGCGAAACTTCACAAAGCCCCTTAGGGTTCGCAATGGTTTCAATCTGATGCAACAGCTTCAAGTCAGCGAAATTATATACAAATATCTTCTGCTCCACCACGACGATTATTCGATCCCGCCGAAGCCGAACACCGCTAACGGGAGAACGGAACGAGAGTTCACCGATGCACGTACCTTGATGATCATCCCAGATCATGACTTTGGTGGGAGGGTACTGAGGGTGAGACCCACCGCCGACAAGTGCTAATATGTTACATCGGAAAAGCATCTCCACATGGCCGATTCCTCCGCCACCGAATTCCCAGTGAAAAAGTTCGCGGAAAGGGTCGCAGTTATATATGCGAAAGCCGTTATCAGTGGCGGCAGCGAAGCAGGCGTGGTCCTGGTTAAAGGAGAGTTGAAGAAGCGACGGCGGTGTGGCGGGGGGAGACTCCGGTGAATCGGTGGAAGCATGGTGAGATTGTGGAGACATTAGGGAATCGAAGTCAAGGGTTTGAGATTGATCAGGATGGAAATTAGGGTTCGGAATTGAATTGAGATTAGGGTTAGGGTTTGGCCAAGGTGGAGAAGGAGAAGCAGGAAGAGTGGCCATTGAAGTGGAAAATTGATTCGAAGCTTCGTTCTCCCGCTAAGGAAGAAAAATTAATAATGTAAGCTTTTTGTCCAGTTAGTTATCACAAAGAAGACGAtttaaataatgaaaaaaaaaacaaaatttcGCCGTTGCCGGGGATCAAACCCGGGTCACCCGCGTGACAGGTGGGAATACTCACCACTATACTACAACGGCTTGTTgttaaaaatttaatttattaTAATAATCCAGCATTACTTTAAACACTTCCGTCATTAGTAACAACCTTAAGCTTTACTTTACCCTGACACATGAACTAGTGGTACAAGTGgaatttttattttgaaataaaaattatcaTCATCAAAGTTTCATCAAATATCAATAAGTTTGTAACACATAAAACATGTAATTGTGGCATCCCATTCCCAAAAAATGTTATTGTAAATAactttttatattttattattaaattctgtagttttaaaatataatttttatatCAAAATTTGATATAAATTTACTATTAGTACATTTTAAATAGGAAATTTGGCgtaattttttatattaaaatttgACATAAATTTACATTAATGATGATAAGGAAATGTGTTATACCATGTTTAATTATGTAATATAGAAAAATGTGATAGTGTGAGTTTCAAAGAATGATCATATGCTATGAAAACTTGTTCTATGTTATTTCCTCCGTCCGACAATGAACGACGTAGTTGACTATTTCGCATATATTAAAAAAGTGAGTAAATGAAAGAGAGAATGATGTTTATACTAATTATTCACTAGTATCAAAACTTATCTTCATAATAGGAAGATTTTGGTTGAAAGAAGAATGTAGTTGATTAACACTTTGGCATCAGCGCTTTAGCAAAACTTTCGATCATTGAGTGAATCTGGGTTTGGGAAACACACAGTAGAGTACCAGTGAGATTTATCTCTAGTGAGTGCAAACACAAGAGCGTGTGAGGATCAGTTAAGTGCGATCATGAGTTTGAAAAAGATTGCTTAGGTTACAAGGCTTTATGATGATGTCAGACGAACGCGATGATATCTGAGTGAAATGACTTGATTAATGCATGACAATGATCTATGCGATGATGATATGCACACCTTTTTGTTAGAGCGAAGCGTCATGATTTATGCATGGTTCACCAAATGTTCATGTGGTGGGAGATGGAAGATTTGAGGCTAGGAAAAAGGTTATAATGATATTATTCCACGACGTCTGGTTCAAGCTCAACGATTGTTGATGCACTTGCCTAAGAA encodes:
- the LOC127132694 gene encoding autophagy-related protein 18a → MATLPASPSPPWPNPNPNLNSIPNPNFHPDQSQTLDFDSLMSPQSHHASTDSPESPPATPPSLLQLSFNQDHACFAAATDNGFRIYNCDPFRELFHWEFGGGGIGHVEMLFRCNILALVGGGSHPQYPPTKVMIWDDHQGTCIGELSFRSPVSGVRLRRDRIIVVVEQKIFVYNFADLKLLHQIETIANPKGLCEVSHLTDSLVLACPGLHKGQIRIEHFSQKRTKFISAHDSRIACFALTLDGQFIATASTKGTLIRIYDAELGTLLQEVRRGANAAEIYSLAFSSTAQWLAVSSDKGTVHVFGLKVNPNVPENENSHGSSSSDAAIASPSSSRSFIKFKGVLPKYFNSEWSVARFHLHEGTQYTVAFGVEKNTVIILGMDGRYDTRK